One window of Myripristis murdjan chromosome 8, fMyrMur1.1, whole genome shotgun sequence genomic DNA carries:
- the LOC115363253 gene encoding histone H2B 1/2-like, giving the protein MPEPAKPAPKKGSKKAVSKTAGKSSRKRRRPRKESYAIYVYKVLKQVHPDTGISSKAMGIMNSFVKDIFERIAGEASRLAHYNKRSTITSREIQTAVRLLLPGELAKHAVSEGTKAVTKYTSSK; this is encoded by the coding sequence ATGCCTGAACCCGCCAAGCCCGCGCCCAAGAAGGGCTCCAAGAAAGCCGTGAGCAAGACGGCCGGCAAGAGCAGCAGGAAGCGTCGCAGGCCGAGGAAGGAGAGCTACGCCATCTACGTGTACAAGGTGCTCAAGCAGGTGCACCCCGACACTGGCATCTCGTCCAAGGCCATGGGCATCATGAACTCCTTCGTCAAAGATATCTTCGAGCGCATCGCCGGCGAGGCGTCCCGCCTGGCTCACTACAACAAGCGCTCCACCATCACCTCCAGGGAGATCCAGACCGCCGTCCGCCTGCTGCTGCCCGGGGAGCTGGCCAAGCACGCCGTGTCCGAGGGCACCAAGGCCGTCACCAAGTACACCAGCTCCAAGTAA
- the LOC115363261 gene encoding histone H4, with the protein MSGRGKGGKGLGKGGAKRHRKVLRDNIQGITKPAIRRLARRGGVKRISGLIYEETRGVLKVFLENVIRDAVTYTEHAKRKTVTAMDVVYALKRQGRTLYGFGG; encoded by the coding sequence ATGTCTGGACGTGGCAAAGGAGGTAAAGGTCTGGGGAAAGGAGGCGCCAAGCGTCACCGCAAAGTTCTCCGCGACAACATCCAGGGCATCACCAAGCCCGCCATCCGCCGTCTGGCTCGCCGCGGCGGAGTCAAGCGTATCTCCGGACTCATCTACGAGGAGACTCGCGGGGTGCTTAAGGTCTTCCTGGAGAACGTCATCCGCGACGCCGTCACCTACACCGAGCACGCCAAGAGGAAGACGGTCACCGCCATGGATGTGGTCTACGCTCTCAAGAGGCAGGGACGCACCCTCTACGGCTTCGGAGGCTAA
- the LOC115363217 gene encoding uncharacterized protein LOC115363217, whose protein sequence is MPGRGRTNKATAKGGRSRQRRRQTAPAPTSNGTSAQDQLQLQPRRQTPPEPVLNSAGAGVTQRRRRAQSAPAPASNSACVKQQKVTYLAAVSETKLQAKGASNAASAGIKQEETSLAEVRETKLQIRKSRQGAAARASGVKRRRLVERRHAPPPGRAASCAAAWSSGVMRRRLVERRQAPPPGRAASCAAAWSSGVMRRRLVERRQAPPPGRAASSAAARAAASSAQGDREGEVLRDNIQEITVSTIPGVVNCISGFIYEVVRELLFEFLRNVIQDVTKLCLLYIIGKLWLLESGQAPALCSLRHPATKPRHRQWRHLRPDL, encoded by the exons ATGCCTGGCCGAGGTAGGACAAACAAAGCTACAGCTAAAGGAGGTAGAAGCCGCCAGCGCCGACGTCAAACGGCACCAGCGCCGACGTCAAACGGCACCAGCGCTCAGgaccagctccagctccagccccGGCGTCAAACGCCTCCAGAACCGGTGTTAAACAGCGCCGGCGCCGGTGTTACACAGCGCCGGCGGCGGGCTCAATCTGCACCGGCGCCGGCTTCAAACAGCGCCTGCGTCAAACAACAGAAAGTTACATACCTGGCCGCGGTAAGTGAGACAAAGCTACAGGCAAAAGGGGCGTCAAATGCCGCCAGCGCCGGCATCAAACAGGAAGAGACGTCCTTGGCCGAGGTAAGAGAAACAAAGCTACAGATAAGAAAAAGTCGTCAAGGCGCCGCCGCCAGGGCGAGCGGCGTCAAGCGCCGCCGCCTGGTCGAGCGGCGTCATGCGCCGCCGCCTGGTCGAGCGGCGTCATGCGCCGCCGCCTGGTCGAGCGGCGTCATGCGCCGCCGCCTGGTCGAGCGGCGTCAAGCGCCGCCGCCTGGTCGAGCGGCGTCATGCGCCGCCGCCTGGTCGAGCGGCGTCATGCGCCGCCGCCTGGTCGAGCGGCGTCAAGCGCCGCCGCCTGGTCGAGCGGCGTCAAGCGCCGCCGCCAGGGCAGCGGCGTCAAGCGCCCAGGGCGACCGTGAAGGTGAAGTTCTCCGCGACAACATCCAGGAAATCACTGTGTCCACCATCCCCGGCGTTGTCAATTGCATCTCTGGGTTCATCTACGAAGTGGTCCGTGAGTTATTGTTTGAATTCCTGAGGAACGTTATTCAGGATGTCACGAAGCTGTGTTTATTATACATCATAGGAAAGCTTTG gCTACTTGAAAGCGGCCAAGCGCCAGCTCTGTGTTCTCTGCGACATCCGGCTACCAAGCCCCGTCATCGGCAGTGGCGTCATCTCCGGCCTGATCTATAA
- the LOC115363230 gene encoding histone H3: MARTKQTARKSTGGKAPRKQLATKAARKSAPATGGVKKPHRYRPGTVALREIRRYQKSTELLIRKLPFQRLVREIAQDFKTDLRFQSSAVMALQEASEAYLVGLFEDTNLCAIHAKRVTIMPKDIQLARRIRGERA, encoded by the coding sequence ATGGCCAGAACCAAGCAGACCGCCCGTAAATCCACCGGAGGCAAAGCCCCCAGGAAGCAGCTGGCCACCAAGGCGGCCAGGAAGAGCGCCCCGGCCACCGGCGGCGTCAAGAAGCCTCACCGCTACCGGCCCGGCACCGTGGCTCTGCGGGAGATCCGCCGCTACCAGAAATCCACCGAGCTGCTCATCCGCAAGCTGCCCTTCCAGCGCCTCGTCCGAGAGATCGCCCAGGACTTCAAGACCGACCTGCGCTTCCAGAGCTCGGCCGTCATGGCTCTGCAGGAGGCCAGCGAGGCTTACCTGGTCGGCCTCTTCGAGGACACCAACCTGTGCGCCATCCACGCCAAGAGGGTCACCATCATGCCCAAAGACATCCAGCTGGCCCGCCGTATCCGCGGAGAGAGGGCTTAG
- the LOC115363252 gene encoding histone H2B-like — translation MPEPAKSAPKKGSKKAVNKTAGKSGRKRRRPRKESYAIYVYKVLKQVHPDTGISSKAMGIMNSFVSDIFERIAGEASRLAHYNKRSTITSREIQTAVRLLLPGELAKHAVSEGTKAVTKYTSSK, via the coding sequence ATGCCTGAACCAGCGAAGTCCGCGCCCAAGAAGGGCTCCAAGAAAGCCGTAAATAAGACCGCCGGCAAGAGCGGAAGGAAGCGCCGCAGGCCGAGGAAGGAGAGCTACGCCATCTACGTCTACAAGGTACTCAAGCAGGTGCACCCCGACACCGGCATCTCGTCCAAGGCTATGGGCATCATGAACTCGTTTGTCAGTGACATCTTCGAGCGCATTGCCGGCGAGGCGTCCCGCCTGGCTCACTACAACAAGCGCTCCACCATCACCTCCAGGGAGATCCAGACCGCCGTCCGCCTGCTGCTGCCCGGGGAGCTGGCCAAGCACGCCGTGTCCGAGGGCACCAAGGCCGTCACCAAGTACACCAGCTCCAAGTAA